The nucleotide window CATTACTCCAATCTAAATCATGGAGCAGCATACGAATAATGGGTGCCTGCTTATTTTCAACTTTTTCAAGCCATAGTTCTTTTTGATTGTCAAACAATTGTATCATTCGATAACCATGCTCAGAGATGAAAGAATAAGCCAGCCTCCAAAAGATGTAACTCTCTTTATTACTCATTTCTCCCCTACTTCCTAATCACGTAGTACCTCTAGATTTAGACATAACAAACAATATTTTTTTTTGACGCGTTCCTTTTATTATAAACGAAGGATGCTGTTTTAGATGACTAAAACGATCTTAATTATGGATATTTATTAAACAAAAAGACCATCTGTGGTTTTCACCATTCAGATGGTCTTCCAAATACAGATTGCATCATTTTATTTTTCACACCAGGTAAACTCATCATCGAACCAACTGCAAGCCGGCGCATCCAGCTTGAGCCTAGCAGGACGTTAATAATTCGATACCGGAAACGGTATGCAAAATAACCGATTGAACCAATCATAAAAATCGAAGTTAGCATTCGAGACATCATTAATCCCTCCTGCTATTAGTTTGTGATAGTGGCAGTTATTTTATCCAAACTATAAAAAAGATTCCAATGTGAAGAAACAGGACCACTATATTAGATATAGGTAAACACGGGTTCCATTGTTTTCTTTAAAACTTGAACGGAGTTCGTAAATTTTTCCTTCTCTTCTTCATTTAAATTAAGCTCTACGATTTGTCTAATTCCTTTTCGATTGACTACAGCTGGTACACCGATGTAAATGTTCTTATGCCCGTATTCCCCATCCAAATAAGCAGAAACAGTTAAAACAGAATTTTCATTTTCAAGAATTGCCTTTGTCAACCTAACAAGGCCCATTGCGATTCCATAATAAGTGGCCCCTTTTCGCTCAATGATATGATAGGCAGCATCACGGACATTTAAAAAGAGTTGATTTAAATCCTCATGATTGAATCCATTCTTATTTTTTGACCATTCGGAAATGGATGTACCGGCGATATCAGCATGGCTCCAAACAGGCAGTTCTGTATCACCATGTTCCCCAATGATATAGGCGTGGACATTACGGGTATCCACATCAAAATAATCCCCCAATAAAAAGCGGAACCGAGCTGTATCTAAAATCGTTCCAGAGCCAATTACGCGCTCCTTCGGAAGACCAGAAAATTTCCATACTGCATAGGTCAAAATGTCAACCGGGTTTGTGGCAACTAAGAAAATACCATCAAAACCACTAGCCATGATATTTTCAACAATGCCTTTAAAAATCCTCGTATTTTTTTCAACTAAATCAAGGCGTGTCTCCCCAGGTTTTTGGTTTGCGCCTGCGGTGATGACAACAAGGTCCGCCTCACCGCATTCCTTATAATCGCCGTACCAAATTTTTGTCCGTGACGGTGCGAATGGAAGTCCGTGATTCAAATCCATTGCATCACCTTCCGCCTTTTCTTTATTTAAGTCTATTAAAACAAGCTCCTCTGTAATGCCTTGATTTAAAAGGGCAAACGCATAACTGGAACCAACAAAGCCTGTTCCAATAAGCGCAACTCTATTCACACGTTTTAACATGACTATTCCTCCAATTGCTGTTTATTTTGAAACTAGAACTAGTCCAATGGCTGCAATCGCAGCAAGGAAGCCTGACAGAAAATTCACCATATCATTATCCACTAAGGTATACCCTTTTATTCTGGTTGTCGGCAGCTGACAATGCTGTCTTTTTTCTGTCTCAATACCGCAATGCTGACAAACATACATTTGTTGGTAATAGGCACCCATTATTGTATCAATGACATTACCAAAATAACCAAATAGAAAAACGAAGAGTGTCAACCTACCATCCAGATCGAACAGAAAAAAACTGGTAATGGAAATTAGAAACGCCCCTGCAAGTGCAGCAGCACTTCCGAAGGAGCTAATGGCACCAGATGTCCCTTTTTCGACTCTCTTAAATGTACGTATGTAAATCGGATTCTTCCGGCTCAAGCTGCCAATTTCTGATGCCCACGTATCTGAATTAGCACTTGCAAGACTAACGACAAAGCCAATTAACCAGATTAGATCAGGTTCAAAATAATGGATGATGCTAAAAAGCCCGGCTGCTCCCCCGTTTGCAATCACTTGTCGCCAATCCCTTGTTGCACCTTTAGCCAATTTTTCTTCGATGGGTTGTTTCACAGAACTTTTATATTTTGACCAAAAATTCGAGGTGGCAAAGAAGGTACCAAGTAAAACGAGTCCCTTTATACCAAAACCAGCATACACCGCTGCTCCTACTATGATAGCAGTCAAAGCTCCCGACTTGGTCAAAGATTTATGGCGATAACCACCAAAGCCCGTTACGCAGATGCCAATAATGATGATAACTTCTATCATAGTAGTTTGATGGTTCTACTATTGGTTATGATTTTCGAAACCGGAATATCATGGTTTTCCACTGGGAAATTGGGGATGATTTGATGTTCAAAGGCTAGGGATAGAGTTTTACCAGTAAAATTAGGTAAGTATCGGTCATAATAACCACCGCCAAAGCCCAAGCGATACCCTTCCATTGTATAGGCAAGCCCTGGAACTATTAAAAGATCCATTTGTTTGGCAGGAACTTCTGTGGTCTTTGCTTCAATAGGTTCGAGTAAACCATAATAAACAGTTTCAAGCTGTGAAAATTCTGTTAGGGTTCTGAACGATAATCTTTTATCTTTTGGATGACATTTTGGCACTGCGATTTGTTTTCCTAGCTCCCAAGCTTTACGAATAATTTGGTATGTATCGACTTCAGGCTGTTTCGAAACTGTAATCCCGATGACGTTTGCTTTCTCAAAGTCTTCATCTTTAAATAGTCTGTCTGCAACTTTATAGGAATAATCTTCATATAGGGGTTTAGATATCTTGGTGAGAGACTCCTTTATCTGATTACGAACAAAATTTTTATCATTCATAAATAGAACCTCCGTAGTTTTTGACAACAAAAAAAGCAGCAGGAAGCCCCACTGCTTATTTTGTTTCACGATGTGTTGTTGATTTTTTATCTCTTGGGCAATATTTCTTAAGCTCAAGACGATCTGGATTGTTACGTTTATTTTTTGTTGAAATATAGTTACGATCCCCACAATCAGTGCAAGCTAACGTAATATTTACACGCATGTCAATTTCCCTCCAAACGATTAAGCTAGTTCGTGCATACGACTTTTCTATAATATCATTTATTACAAGGAAATGCTAGTGTTTTTCAAAAGTGCTTGTTCCATTGAAATCAATTCTTTTTTATTTGAACCAGAAATCGTATAAGTAATCGTTTTATTAGTTTGGTGAGGTGCGATGGATGTCTTAATGGCGAAAATACTAGCCGAAGGTCCTTTTACCATTGGCTGGTATTTTAAGTTCCCCCTTTGTAGAGAACTCCAGATATGATCAGTATAAGCATTCCATAGTGGCATGGTTGTGTATTCTTTTATACCCGAAAGATTAAATTGGGCATTTACGAGAAAAACCTTTTTATCTGCATGATGAAAAATGTGACGATCTGTTGGTGAAACAAAGGTAAAATGGTCCTGTCCGACATTTAAAAAATGATTCATCGCTAAAATCTTTA belongs to Neobacillus sp. OS1-2 and includes:
- a CDS encoding L-lactate dehydrogenase, producing the protein MLKRVNRVALIGTGFVGSSYAFALLNQGITEELVLIDLNKEKAEGDAMDLNHGLPFAPSRTKIWYGDYKECGEADLVVITAGANQKPGETRLDLVEKNTRIFKGIVENIMASGFDGIFLVATNPVDILTYAVWKFSGLPKERVIGSGTILDTARFRFLLGDYFDVDTRNVHAYIIGEHGDTELPVWSHADIAGTSISEWSKNKNGFNHEDLNQLFLNVRDAAYHIIERKGATYYGIAMGLVRLTKAILENENSVLTVSAYLDGEYGHKNIYIGVPAVVNRKGIRQIVELNLNEEEKEKFTNSVQVLKKTMEPVFTYI
- a CDS encoding DUF92 domain-containing protein; protein product: MIEVIIIIGICVTGFGGYRHKSLTKSGALTAIIVGAAVYAGFGIKGLVLLGTFFATSNFWSKYKSSVKQPIEEKLAKGATRDWRQVIANGGAAGLFSIIHYFEPDLIWLIGFVVSLASANSDTWASEIGSLSRKNPIYIRTFKRVEKGTSGAISSFGSAAALAGAFLISITSFFLFDLDGRLTLFVFLFGYFGNVIDTIMGAYYQQMYVCQHCGIETEKRQHCQLPTTRIKGYTLVDNDMVNFLSGFLAAIAAIGLVLVSK
- a CDS encoding 5-formyltetrahydrofolate cyclo-ligase, translating into MNDKNFVRNQIKESLTKISKPLYEDYSYKVADRLFKDEDFEKANVIGITVSKQPEVDTYQIIRKAWELGKQIAVPKCHPKDKRLSFRTLTEFSQLETVYYGLLEPIEAKTTEVPAKQMDLLIVPGLAYTMEGYRLGFGGGYYDRYLPNFTGKTLSLAFEHQIIPNFPVENHDIPVSKIITNSRTIKLL
- the rpmG gene encoding 50S ribosomal protein L33, encoding MRVNITLACTDCGDRNYISTKNKRNNPDRLELKKYCPRDKKSTTHRETK